One genomic segment of Natrialbaceae archaeon AArc-T1-2 includes these proteins:
- a CDS encoding cbb3-type cytochrome c oxidase subunit I, which translates to MGEDLPPKTSIKRWLVTTNHKDVGQLYLATSLAILLIAGVLALAFRYHLFEPGGTGLLGEGSDGDMFNQFVTAHGLLMVFWFFSPIGVAFANYFIPLQIGAEDLAFPRLNAMSYWFYLFSAILVIGSFFQGGTYAGGWTLYAPLNVPTYTPAMEATTGGNATILGLFMFIISVTMGTVNFMTTIHRHRAEGMGLWNMPMFTWSILLTVWMMLFAFAALLAAVFMLSADRILLTQYFATDQGSGLLWAHLFWFFGHPEVYIVFFPALGVMFETFQTFCGRRLVGRKWVIIAMVLVTVQSFLVWMHHMFLTTINLEVKTLIMATTIGISLPFDLMVFAMIYTMVKGRVRFTTPFLFNLGALVLFILGGITGVFLGAVVLDYEFRGTYWVVAHFHYVMVAGVTALIGGVFYWWPKMTGKMYSEFLGKLSFAVYFVGFNLVYFPMFLAWETPRRVFHYAEGMHLYHQISTVGAFVLGAGVVLAIVTLVHSLRWGPDAPANPWEFSRTAEWAVSSPPPLENWPGRPSYASGKLEFVDDTPATDGGTATASDAAAVEHEEHADHASIWPFGIAVGTFLLFLGLAGLTPTMVELIEPYHPDPGSITTAGEIGYLYPAITVLGVLTLGFTLFKLGVEDFNVPEPRVAERWPFEGMGDTKFGMWVFLASDVVLFGAVIGAYLFMRIHAGWGNFETIPPAAWPGLLNTYVLLTSSFTVIMALVMAERGNKKGLLGFLGATILLALTFMGVKAYEYSAKFAEGEFWFNGVEYSMYYFTTGLHGLHVIFGVLIASFMLYRIITVDAYLDDERPVEFFGLYWHFVDIVWVFLFPIFYLM; encoded by the coding sequence ATGGGTGAAGACCTGCCGCCGAAGACGTCGATCAAACGCTGGCTCGTCACCACGAATCACAAGGACGTCGGTCAGCTCTATCTGGCGACGTCGCTCGCCATTCTACTGATCGCCGGCGTGCTCGCTCTTGCCTTCCGGTACCACCTGTTCGAGCCGGGTGGAACCGGCCTCCTCGGTGAAGGGAGCGACGGCGATATGTTCAACCAGTTCGTGACAGCCCACGGGCTGTTGATGGTGTTTTGGTTCTTCTCCCCGATCGGGGTCGCCTTCGCGAACTACTTCATCCCCCTGCAGATCGGGGCGGAAGACCTCGCGTTCCCGCGACTGAACGCGATGAGCTACTGGTTCTACCTGTTCTCCGCTATCCTCGTCATCGGATCGTTCTTCCAGGGCGGGACCTACGCTGGTGGCTGGACGCTGTACGCGCCGCTTAACGTCCCGACCTACACGCCCGCGATGGAGGCGACGACGGGTGGGAACGCGACCATCCTCGGGTTGTTTATGTTCATCATCTCAGTGACGATGGGGACGGTGAACTTCATGACCACCATCCACCGTCACAGAGCCGAGGGAATGGGCCTCTGGAACATGCCCATGTTCACGTGGTCGATCCTGCTGACCGTCTGGATGATGTTGTTCGCGTTCGCGGCGCTGCTCGCTGCGGTCTTCATGCTGTCGGCAGACCGCATCCTCCTGACTCAGTACTTCGCGACTGATCAGGGATCGGGCCTGCTGTGGGCACACCTCTTCTGGTTCTTCGGCCACCCCGAGGTGTACATCGTCTTCTTCCCCGCACTCGGGGTCATGTTCGAGACGTTCCAGACCTTCTGTGGTCGACGGCTCGTCGGTCGCAAGTGGGTCATCATCGCGATGGTGCTGGTGACGGTCCAGTCGTTCCTCGTCTGGATGCACCACATGTTCCTGACGACCATCAACCTCGAGGTCAAGACGCTGATCATGGCGACGACGATCGGGATCTCCCTGCCGTTCGATCTGATGGTCTTCGCGATGATCTACACGATGGTCAAAGGGCGCGTTCGCTTTACCACACCGTTCCTGTTCAACCTCGGCGCGCTCGTGTTGTTCATCCTCGGTGGGATCACCGGCGTCTTCCTCGGTGCCGTCGTACTCGACTACGAGTTCCGTGGCACCTACTGGGTCGTCGCACACTTCCACTACGTGATGGTCGCCGGGGTGACAGCTCTCATCGGCGGCGTCTTCTACTGGTGGCCGAAGATGACCGGGAAGATGTACAGCGAGTTCCTTGGGAAGCTTAGCTTCGCCGTCTACTTCGTCGGGTTCAACCTGGTGTACTTCCCGATGTTCCTCGCCTGGGAGACGCCTCGCCGTGTCTTCCACTACGCGGAGGGCATGCACCTCTACCACCAGATCTCGACCGTCGGCGCGTTCGTCCTCGGGGCCGGCGTCGTGCTGGCGATCGTAACGCTCGTCCACAGCCTCCGCTGGGGCCCCGATGCGCCTGCCAATCCCTGGGAGTTCTCCCGGACGGCCGAGTGGGCAGTCTCCTCACCGCCGCCGCTCGAGAACTGGCCCGGCCGCCCCTCCTACGCGAGTGGCAAACTCGAGTTCGTCGACGACACGCCCGCCACCGACGGCGGGACGGCGACGGCAAGCGACGCCGCTGCCGTCGAACACGAAGAACACGCCGACCACGCAAGCATCTGGCCGTTCGGCATCGCAGTCGGAACCTTCCTGCTGTTCCTCGGGCTGGCCGGGCTGACGCCCACGATGGTCGAGCTTATCGAGCCGTATCACCCCGATCCCGGTTCGATCACTACCGCCGGTGAGATCGGGTATCTCTACCCCGCGATCACCGTCCTCGGTGTGTTGACCCTCGGATTCACCCTCTTCAAGCTCGGCGTCGAGGACTTCAACGTGCCCGAACCACGCGTGGCCGAGCGCTGGCCGTTCGAGGGCATGGGCGACACCAAGTTCGGGATGTGGGTCTTCCTCGCATCCGACGTCGTCCTGTTCGGCGCGGTCATCGGGGCGTATCTGTTCATGCGCATCCACGCCGGCTGGGGTAACTTCGAGACCATCCCGCCGGCGGCCTGGCCCGGCCTGTTGAACACGTACGTCCTGTTGACCTCGAGTTTCACCGTCATCATGGCGCTGGTAATGGCAGAACGTGGCAACAAGAAGGGGCTGCTGGGCTTCCTTGGTGCGACAATCCTGCTCGCGCTTACCTTCATGGGCGTGAAGGCCTACGAGTACAGCGCCAAGTTCGCCGAGGGTGAGTTCTGGTTCAACGGCGTCGAGTACTCGATGTACTACTTCACCACCGGTCTGCACGGTCTACACGTCATCTTCGGCGTGCTCATCGCCAGCTTCATGCTCTATCGGATCATCACGGTCGACGCCTACCTCGATGACGAGCGGCCGGTCGAGTTCTTCGGACTCTACTGGCACTTCGTCGACATCGTCTGGGTGTTCCTCTTCCCCATCTTCTACCTGATGTAG
- a CDS encoding DUF7289 family protein: MTAADTESGGDERAQSAVLGVVLLIGVVAIASVGLLMLAAETTESLEQDAENERIEQSFVELSQTMASTAATGDTTEVLDFAAGEHGAVVKKDTGNIHLEGGDVDTNLSIGAIEYEADDGTRVAYQAGGVFYETGNQTRLVSAPPVHYDSATETFSFPVTTVSGETSLSSGEIAIKHDRTDPHRNATVVEDDSVTITIESVYYRGWQEYFERQAGDASVRNVTHPEADGEPGTVEVMVGYVEIDEAFEEGLIVGDDDGFSEQGSTGLSDDDWDAAPMPELDEMIEMMVEDAKSGSYEGGIDEDLETYEGGTLTSGSYYADEVDLDEELTAELEDGNVTLIVDGNVTVDDAAIDVDPAGTNNEFSIWTTEHVDVSSQDACVNDCPDSAEDADASQLQIYGTSDSHVSLGPGTSTFEGAIYVAGDDDPDENVVHDTGEGQCSSQVCIHSDVDFYGAIVASSIHAQGGEGSIDFGYDSDLADIDIYPKGYQLPPQLTYLNVVHHEVDVKQR, translated from the coding sequence ATGACTGCGGCGGATACCGAGTCGGGCGGCGACGAGAGAGCACAATCGGCGGTCCTCGGCGTCGTGCTCCTGATCGGTGTCGTCGCGATCGCTTCCGTCGGTCTCCTCATGCTCGCCGCGGAGACGACCGAGAGCCTCGAGCAGGATGCCGAAAACGAACGCATCGAACAGTCGTTCGTCGAGTTGAGCCAGACGATGGCGTCGACGGCCGCGACGGGAGATACGACCGAAGTGCTTGACTTCGCCGCGGGCGAACACGGCGCAGTCGTGAAGAAAGACACCGGAAACATCCACCTCGAGGGCGGCGACGTCGACACGAATCTCTCTATCGGTGCGATCGAGTACGAGGCAGACGACGGGACTCGAGTCGCCTACCAGGCCGGCGGCGTCTTCTACGAAACCGGCAACCAGACACGGCTCGTTTCCGCACCACCAGTCCACTACGATTCCGCCACCGAAACCTTCTCGTTTCCGGTGACGACGGTAAGCGGCGAGACGAGTCTCAGCTCCGGAGAGATCGCCATCAAACACGACCGAACCGATCCGCACCGGAACGCCACTGTCGTCGAGGACGACTCCGTGACGATCACGATCGAGAGCGTCTACTACCGTGGCTGGCAGGAGTACTTCGAACGACAGGCCGGTGACGCGTCGGTTCGAAACGTCACACACCCCGAAGCCGACGGTGAGCCCGGAACCGTCGAAGTCATGGTCGGGTACGTCGAGATTGACGAAGCGTTCGAAGAGGGACTGATCGTTGGTGACGACGATGGCTTCAGCGAACAGGGAAGCACTGGTCTCAGTGACGACGACTGGGACGCTGCACCGATGCCGGAACTCGACGAGATGATCGAGATGATGGTCGAGGATGCCAAAAGCGGCTCCTACGAAGGCGGCATCGACGAGGATCTCGAAACGTATGAGGGTGGCACGTTGACAAGCGGTTCGTACTACGCAGACGAAGTCGATCTCGATGAAGAACTTACCGCCGAGCTCGAGGACGGGAACGTGACGCTCATCGTCGACGGGAACGTGACGGTCGACGACGCGGCCATCGACGTCGATCCTGCTGGCACGAACAACGAGTTTAGTATCTGGACGACTGAACACGTCGACGTCAGCAGCCAAGACGCCTGTGTCAACGATTGTCCAGATTCTGCCGAGGATGCCGACGCAAGCCAGCTACAGATCTACGGTACTTCTGATTCGCACGTAAGCCTCGGTCCGGGGACGTCGACGTTCGAAGGAGCGATCTACGTCGCGGGCGATGACGACCCCGATGAAAACGTCGTCCACGATACGGGTGAGGGACAGTGTAGTTCGCAGGTGTGCATCCACTCCGACGTCGATTTCTACGGTGCGATCGTCGCCTCGTCGATCCACGCCCAGGGGGGCGAAGGAAGTATCGACTTCGGATACGATTCAGATCTCGCCGATATCGACATCTACCCGAAAGGGTACCAGCTCCCGCCTCAGCTCACGTATCTCAACGTCGTCCACCACGAGGTCGACGTCAAACAGCGATAA
- a CDS encoding amphi-Trp domain-containing protein — translation MPEEVLFKFEGSMDRSEIASYLRTVADNLERGDAIELESGSESVTMEPPSRPTFEIKAERETSSSGGPAELSVEFELEWDDGETDGDGGGLSIE, via the coding sequence ATGCCCGAAGAAGTCCTCTTCAAATTCGAAGGTTCGATGGACCGTTCGGAGATCGCCTCGTATCTGCGTACTGTCGCCGACAACCTCGAGCGCGGCGACGCGATCGAACTCGAATCCGGCAGCGAGTCGGTGACGATGGAGCCGCCGTCTCGTCCGACCTTCGAGATCAAAGCCGAGCGCGAAACCTCGAGCAGCGGCGGTCCTGCAGAGCTGTCCGTCGAGTTCGAACTCGAGTGGGACGACGGAGAGACCGACGGTGACGGCGGCGGCCTTAGCATCGAGTAA
- a CDS encoding adenylate kinase translates to MAQPRLLILGAPGAGKGTQSANIVDEFDVEHVTTGDALRANKDMDISEMDTEYDTPREYMDKGELVPDAVVNAIVDEALSQADGFVLDGYPRNLEQAEELAEMTELDLALMLDVSEEELVHRLTGRRLDPETGEIYHVEYNPPEDPEIEERLVQRDDDDEETVRERLSVYEENTEPVVEHYETEGLLERVDGEQAPDEVWAEVKETIENAA, encoded by the coding sequence ATGGCACAGCCACGACTCCTCATCCTCGGTGCGCCGGGGGCAGGCAAAGGAACACAGAGTGCGAACATCGTCGACGAGTTCGACGTCGAGCACGTCACCACCGGCGACGCACTCCGTGCGAACAAGGACATGGACATCTCGGAGATGGACACGGAGTACGACACCCCACGAGAGTACATGGACAAGGGCGAACTCGTCCCCGACGCGGTCGTCAACGCCATCGTCGACGAGGCCCTCTCCCAGGCCGACGGCTTCGTGCTCGACGGCTACCCCCGGAACTTAGAGCAGGCCGAGGAACTCGCGGAGATGACCGAGCTCGATCTCGCGCTGATGCTCGACGTCAGCGAGGAAGAGCTCGTCCACCGGCTGACGGGTCGCCGGCTCGACCCCGAGACGGGCGAGATCTACCACGTCGAGTACAACCCGCCGGAGGACCCCGAGATCGAGGAGCGACTCGTCCAGCGCGACGACGACGACGAAGAGACCGTCCGCGAACGCCTCAGCGTCTACGAGGAGAACACCGAGCCCGTGGTGGAACACTACGAGACGGAGGGACTGCTCGAGCGCGTCGACGGCGAGCAGGCACCCGACGAGGTCTGGGCAGAGGTGAAGGAAACGATCGAGAACGCGGCCTGA
- a CDS encoding DUF7289 family protein, whose protein sequence is MTSERAQTAVLGVVLLVGVVAIASVGILMLAAETTEELEQQAENERIEQSFVELSQTMSTTSATGDTTEVVDFAAGEHGAVVMTETGHINISADGPADFEENISIGTIEYEADDGTRIAYQAGGVFRETGTETRVVTAPPIHYHDDTSTFSFPIVEVEEEAQINSGDVTISHADTETYRNLTRIEDSVVQINVTSDYCVGWENYFRGQTQAGAIQESCDENTDDQVVVELGLTDLKGAYEQGLYAVGETGVDLRCESAHQIIAGPVAIEGGVDNDAKECIDEDWRDDAIGIDPDETLPPLDRVIEKMNESVKDSEAKSFDGSDNLEGGNTYYADDGVTIDGQGANAIEANLDEGDITLVIDGDLNIDGELEIKEYEDSRSLDIYLTGNLTIDGTAATDDFEFEDPDGQHISIYGTSSMIVGGQGSEFEGTILAPRHEAALNESPNTAYSGNQEDDCEIEETGEYADVCIDGGNTEIGGAIIAGPTLINADQGNIALRWDEDLEDHDPKLPTDEIVLPPDLTYFNIVEHKVDVEN, encoded by the coding sequence GTGACGAGCGAGCGCGCCCAGACTGCGGTGCTCGGCGTCGTCCTGCTCGTCGGCGTCGTTGCGATCGCCTCCGTCGGAATTCTCATGCTCGCTGCGGAGACGACGGAGGAACTCGAGCAGCAGGCCGAAAACGAGCGCATCGAGCAGTCGTTCGTCGAGTTGAGCCAGACGATGTCGACGACATCTGCGACCGGTGATACGACCGAAGTCGTAGACTTCGCTGCGGGTGAGCATGGTGCAGTCGTGATGACCGAGACGGGGCACATCAACATCAGCGCCGACGGTCCCGCCGACTTCGAGGAGAATATTTCGATCGGTACGATCGAGTACGAGGCCGACGACGGAACTCGGATCGCCTACCAGGCTGGCGGCGTCTTCCGGGAAACCGGTACCGAAACGCGGGTCGTCACCGCGCCGCCGATTCACTACCACGACGACACCAGCACGTTCTCGTTCCCGATCGTCGAAGTCGAAGAGGAAGCACAGATCAACTCCGGAGACGTCACGATCTCACACGCCGACACCGAGACGTACCGAAATCTCACTCGCATCGAAGACAGCGTCGTCCAGATCAACGTCACGAGTGATTACTGCGTGGGATGGGAGAACTACTTCCGAGGTCAGACCCAGGCAGGCGCTATTCAGGAGTCCTGTGACGAGAATACGGACGATCAGGTCGTTGTCGAGCTTGGGCTTACTGACCTGAAAGGTGCCTACGAGCAGGGACTCTATGCTGTTGGTGAAACAGGCGTTGATCTCCGATGCGAGTCTGCACATCAAATTATAGCTGGTCCAGTTGCAATCGAGGGGGGTGTTGACAATGATGCCAAAGAATGTATTGATGAGGATTGGAGAGACGATGCTATTGGCATTGATCCCGATGAGACACTTCCACCACTCGACAGAGTTATCGAAAAAATGAATGAATCTGTCAAAGATAGCGAGGCTAAAAGTTTCGATGGCAGTGACAACCTCGAAGGGGGGAACACCTACTATGCAGATGATGGAGTTACGATTGATGGTCAGGGTGCAAATGCTATTGAGGCAAACTTAGATGAAGGTGATATCACCCTTGTGATTGATGGAGATCTCAATATCGATGGTGAGTTAGAAATTAAAGAATATGAAGATAGCAGATCACTAGATATCTATCTAACAGGAAATTTAACTATTGACGGTACTGCAGCCACTGACGATTTCGAATTTGAGGATCCAGATGGACAACATATAAGCATATATGGAACATCATCAATGATCGTTGGCGGGCAGGGTAGCGAGTTTGAGGGAACAATCTTAGCACCTCGGCATGAGGCAGCACTTAATGAGTCTCCCAACACTGCTTATTCTGGTAATCAGGAGGACGATTGTGAAATAGAAGAGACTGGCGAATATGCAGACGTTTGTATTGATGGTGGAAATACAGAAATTGGAGGAGCAATCATTGCCGGTCCAACATTAATCAACGCTGACCAAGGGAATATCGCTCTGAGATGGGATGAGGATCTAGAGGACCACGATCCCAAGTTACCAACTGACGAAATCGTCCTCCCTCCAGATCTCACCTACTTCAACATTGTCGAACACAAGGTTGATGTAGAGAACTAA